The Diabrotica virgifera virgifera chromosome 10, PGI_DIABVI_V3a genome has a window encoding:
- the LOC126893194 gene encoding uncharacterized protein LOC126893194 isoform X3 — MEFNQSSDVTRHQGIKLYGQELEEYNKALANSRKGRGIMDDAHDYDHDNHHDIIVDHPPEMPKMKEEPKQAADAFTSYYDFIITEGSFKFWSAFQLFTALLLIYSSLAAAYYAKFNIITTDYDYYDDFFGRSNNDAPSTSLWSGLSTSTVQRILNAISSKKFT; from the exons atatgGCCAAGAATTGGAAGAATATAATAAAGCTTTAGCAAACTCGCGGAAAGGCAGAGGAATAATGGATGATGCTCATGATTATGATCATGACAACCATCATGACATAATTGTTGACCATCCTCCTGAAATGCCAAAAATGAAAGAAGAGCCCAAACAAGCTGCTGATGCGTTTACCAGTTACTACGACTTTATCATTACTGAAGGATCTTTCAAATTTTGGTCTGCTTTTCAA CTATTCACAGCGCTTTTGCTAATTTATTCGTCCCTTGCCGCTGCATACTATGCAAAATTTAACATAATTACCACCGATTATGATTATTACGATGATTTCTTCGGAAGGTCAAACAACGATGCGCCTTCTACGAGTTTATGGTCAGGGTTGTCAACCTCAACCGTTCAAAGAATACTCAACGCCATCTCTTCCAAAAAATTCACTTAA